From the Chitinolyticbacter meiyuanensis genome, one window contains:
- a CDS encoding purine-cytosine permease family protein, protein MSQPVNSALSAIPAAERRFGFLDHLTLWGSLGVGLLVIQLGTFLVPALSFAEALSAIALGSLVGVALLAWVGRLGAQSGLASAGLIHGALGSKLAALPVSANVLQLMGWAVFEIVVLRDGIGAIAKQQWGVTAPLATTVFVGAILFALLSLSMVGVVRKLVRHIGLPLMVLALGWLTWQFLGEASRTGWDVLFARAGTGVMGFGAAVDLAIAMPISWLPLVADYSRYGKSSRGAAGGIAVGYLLANTWCLSLGVLIAMLHPGGEMMATILLASGGAIALALVLCDEIDNAYGDLYSGSVSTHSLAPWLPLRRLGPVLAVLATALACFVPIHDYEGFLLMIGSVFVPLFGVVIAHHGLHAKQPDGRAVAWPALIAWLAGIAVYQLVSRAAGDIGASLPSLATAFCLQLALSGVAARRLQPA, encoded by the coding sequence ATGTCCCAACCCGTCAATTCCGCGCTCAGCGCGATTCCTGCCGCCGAGCGCCGCTTCGGCTTCCTAGATCATCTCACGTTGTGGGGCAGCCTCGGCGTCGGCCTCTTGGTGATCCAGCTCGGCACCTTCCTCGTGCCGGCGCTGTCGTTTGCCGAGGCGCTGTCCGCCATCGCGCTGGGCTCGCTGGTGGGGGTGGCGCTGCTGGCGTGGGTGGGCCGGCTGGGCGCGCAATCGGGCCTGGCGAGCGCCGGGCTGATCCATGGCGCGCTCGGCAGCAAGCTGGCGGCGCTGCCGGTGTCGGCCAATGTGTTGCAGCTGATGGGCTGGGCGGTATTCGAGATCGTGGTGCTGCGCGATGGCATCGGCGCCATCGCCAAACAGCAATGGGGCGTGACGGCGCCGCTGGCGACCACGGTGTTCGTCGGCGCCATCCTGTTTGCGCTGCTTTCCCTCTCCATGGTTGGCGTGGTGCGCAAGCTGGTGCGCCACATCGGCCTGCCCTTGATGGTGCTGGCGCTGGGCTGGCTCACCTGGCAGTTCCTCGGTGAAGCATCGCGTACCGGCTGGGACGTGCTGTTCGCGCGCGCCGGCACCGGTGTCATGGGCTTTGGCGCGGCGGTCGATCTGGCGATTGCGATGCCAATCAGCTGGCTGCCGCTGGTGGCCGACTACAGCCGCTACGGCAAGAGCAGTCGCGGCGCGGCCGGCGGCATTGCTGTCGGTTATCTGCTGGCCAACACCTGGTGCCTGTCGCTCGGCGTGCTGATCGCCATGCTGCATCCGGGCGGCGAGATGATGGCGACCATCCTGCTCGCCAGCGGCGGCGCCATCGCGCTGGCGCTGGTGCTGTGCGACGAAATCGACAATGCCTATGGCGACCTGTATTCGGGCTCCGTGTCCACGCACAGCCTTGCGCCATGGCTTCCCCTGCGCCGGCTGGGCCCGGTGCTGGCGGTACTGGCCACGGCGCTCGCCTGCTTCGTGCCGATCCACGACTACGAAGGGTTCCTGCTGATGATCGGTTCGGTGTTCGTGCCACTGTTCGGCGTGGTGATCGCGCACCACGGCCTGCATGCCAAGCAGCCGGATGGCCGCGCCGTGGCATGGCCGGCACTGATTGCCTGGCTGGCCGGCATTGCGGTGTACCAGCTGGTGAGCCGCGCCGCCGGCGACATCGGCGCCTCGTTGCCGTCACTGGCCACGGCGTTCTGCCTGCAGCTGGCCTTGTCCGGCGTGGCAGCACGCCGGCTGCAACCGGCGTAG
- a CDS encoding ATP-binding cassette domain-containing protein, with amino-acid sequence MTQTTLQPGLGVALAIRGLARRFGTQTVLHDLDLDIAAGEFVAIVGRSGCGKSTLLRLIAQLDTASGGVIHADGAPLARSGIDTRLMFQDARLLPWKTVLANVGLGLTGNWQAKARDALAEVGLAEHADKWPSQLSGGQRQRVALARALIHQPQLLLLDEPLGALDALTRIEMQQLIERIWQHHRFTVLLVTHDVQEAVALADRVILIEQGRIGLDTPVALSRPRTRGAATFATLEESILNRVLQQPEGQPAAAPVEPAIAPGALRWAL; translated from the coding sequence ATGACCCAGACCACGCTTCAACCCGGCCTTGGCGTCGCGCTCGCCATCCGTGGGCTCGCGCGCCGCTTCGGCACGCAGACCGTGCTGCACGACCTCGATCTCGACATCGCTGCCGGTGAGTTCGTCGCCATCGTCGGCCGCTCCGGCTGCGGCAAATCGACGCTGCTGCGGCTGATCGCCCAGCTCGACACCGCCAGTGGCGGCGTCATCCACGCCGATGGCGCACCGCTGGCCCGCTCCGGCATCGATACCCGGCTGATGTTCCAGGATGCACGGCTGCTACCGTGGAAGACGGTGCTGGCCAACGTCGGCCTTGGCCTTACCGGCAACTGGCAGGCCAAGGCACGCGACGCGCTGGCCGAAGTCGGCCTCGCCGAGCACGCCGACAAGTGGCCGAGCCAGCTTTCCGGCGGCCAGCGGCAACGCGTGGCGCTGGCGCGCGCGCTGATCCACCAGCCACAGCTATTGCTGCTCGACGAGCCGCTGGGCGCGCTCGATGCCCTGACCCGCATCGAGATGCAGCAGCTGATCGAACGCATCTGGCAGCACCACCGCTTCACCGTGCTGCTGGTGACGCACGACGTGCAGGAGGCCGTTGCCCTCGCCGACCGGGTGATCCTGATCGAGCAGGGTCGCATCGGTCTCGATACCCCCGTGGCGCTGTCGCGCCCGCGCACCCGTGGCGCCGCCACCTTTGCCACATTGGAAGAAAGCATCCTCAACCGCGTGCTGCAGCAACCCGAAGGCCAGCCTGCCGCCGCACCCGTCGAACCTGCCATCGCCCCCGGCGCTCTGCGCTGGGCGCTCTGA
- a CDS encoding sulfonate ABC transporter substrate-binding protein: MKRLLAPLLAVALVAASAHATEVRIGYQKSSLNLIVLKSRGILEKRLAEGGHTVKWHEFAAGPQLLEALAAGSVDVGMTGDTPPIFAQSAGSPLVYVGFEPPKPQASAILVPSDSPIKKLAELKGKRVALQKGSSAHYLLVRALDKAGLKWEDIQPAYLTPAEARAAFERGSIDAWAIWDPFYAAAEKTVKPRVLTTGEGLSANQSFYLAARPFASKETKLLQIVFDALTDNDDFLEKQPAEAAQVLSRSVGLDVPTFERVIERRPSFKVTWLTPQVVAEQQRIADRFAELKLIPKPVAVKDIVWQP, translated from the coding sequence ATGAAGCGCCTCCTCGCTCCCTTGCTGGCCGTCGCGCTCGTCGCTGCCAGTGCCCATGCCACCGAAGTACGCATCGGCTACCAGAAAAGCTCGCTCAACCTGATCGTGCTGAAAAGCCGGGGCATCCTGGAAAAGCGACTGGCCGAGGGCGGCCACACGGTGAAGTGGCACGAGTTCGCCGCCGGCCCGCAATTGCTGGAGGCGCTGGCCGCCGGTTCGGTCGACGTGGGCATGACCGGCGATACCCCGCCGATCTTCGCCCAGTCCGCCGGCTCGCCACTGGTCTACGTCGGCTTCGAGCCGCCCAAGCCACAGGCCTCGGCCATCCTGGTGCCGAGCGATTCGCCGATCAAGAAGCTCGCCGAGCTCAAGGGCAAGCGTGTGGCACTGCAAAAGGGATCGAGCGCGCATTACCTCTTGGTGCGTGCGCTCGACAAGGCCGGTCTCAAGTGGGAAGACATCCAGCCCGCCTACCTGACCCCGGCCGAGGCGCGCGCCGCGTTCGAGCGCGGCTCGATTGACGCCTGGGCGATCTGGGATCCGTTCTACGCCGCCGCCGAGAAAACGGTGAAGCCACGCGTGCTGACCACGGGCGAAGGCCTGTCGGCCAACCAGTCGTTCTATCTCGCCGCGCGACCGTTCGCGAGCAAGGAAACCAAGTTGCTGCAGATCGTGTTCGACGCGCTGACCGACAACGACGACTTCCTGGAAAAGCAGCCGGCCGAGGCGGCGCAGGTGCTGTCCCGCTCCGTCGGCCTTGATGTGCCCACCTTCGAACGGGTGATCGAGCGCCGCCCCAGCTTCAAGGTCACCTGGCTCACGCCGCAGGTGGTGGCCGAACAACAACGCATCGCCGACCGCTTCGCCGAGCTCAAGCTCATCCCGAAGCCGGTCGCCGTGAAGGACATCGTCTGGCAACCGTGA
- the cysW gene encoding sulfate ABC transporter permease subunit CysW, with the protein MAGAINNTPRSIVTTESRPVRYLLTGLALLFVGLFLVIPLVSVFVEALRQGWNLYLAALVEPDALSAIKLTLLVAVIAVPLNLVFGVAAAWAIAKFEFRGKSLLITLIDLPFSVSPVVAGLIYVLLFGAQGWWGPWLSDHNVKVIFAVPGIVLATVFVTFPFVARELIPLMEAQGSDEEQAAMVLGASGWQTFWRVTLPNIKWGLLYGVILANARAMGEFGAVSVVSGHIRGLTNTVPLHVEILYNEYNFVGAFACASVLALLALVTLVAKSYVEWRSARLALEDQRNALSDQ; encoded by the coding sequence ATGGCTGGTGCCATCAACAATACCCCGCGCTCCATCGTGACCACCGAGTCACGACCGGTGCGCTATCTCCTGACCGGCCTCGCACTGCTGTTCGTCGGCCTGTTCCTGGTGATCCCGCTGGTGTCGGTGTTCGTCGAAGCACTGCGCCAGGGCTGGAATCTCTACCTGGCGGCCCTCGTCGAGCCCGATGCCCTGTCCGCGATCAAGCTCACGTTGCTGGTCGCCGTGATCGCCGTGCCGCTGAATCTGGTGTTCGGCGTGGCCGCCGCCTGGGCCATCGCCAAATTCGAGTTCCGCGGCAAGAGCCTGTTGATCACGCTGATCGACCTGCCGTTCTCGGTCTCCCCGGTGGTCGCCGGCCTGATCTACGTGCTGCTGTTTGGCGCGCAGGGCTGGTGGGGGCCGTGGCTGTCCGACCACAACGTGAAGGTCATCTTCGCCGTGCCCGGCATCGTGCTCGCCACCGTGTTCGTTACCTTCCCCTTCGTCGCTCGCGAGCTGATCCCGCTGATGGAAGCGCAAGGCAGCGACGAGGAACAGGCCGCCATGGTGCTCGGCGCCTCGGGCTGGCAGACGTTCTGGCGGGTGACGCTGCCCAACATCAAGTGGGGCCTGCTCTACGGCGTGATCCTCGCCAACGCCCGCGCCATGGGCGAGTTCGGCGCGGTGTCGGTGGTGTCCGGCCATATCCGCGGCCTGACCAACACGGTGCCGCTGCACGTCGAGATTCTTTACAACGAATACAACTTCGTCGGCGCCTTCGCCTGCGCGTCCGTCCTCGCCCTGTTGGCGCTGGTGACGCTGGTGGCCAAGAGCTATGTGGAATGGCGCAGCGCGCGCCTCGCCCTCGAAGACCAGCGCAATGCCCTGAGCGATCAATGA
- a CDS encoding sulfate/molybdate ABC transporter ATP-binding protein yields MSIEIKNISKRFGQFQALNDINLDIRSGELLALLGPSGCGKTTLLRVIAGLETPDAGQILFHGEDATDTHVRERQVGFVFQHYALFRHMTVFENVAFGLRVRPKKTRPSEEAIKKKVHELLDLVQLDWLADRYPAQLSGGQRQRIALARALAVEPRVLLLDEPFGALDTKVRKELRRWLRRLHDEMHITSVFVTHDQEEALEVADRVVVMNKGQIEQSGTPAEVYDAPASPFVYQFLGDVNLFHSRVHDGWAEVGGTRFAAPEAGDKAVIYVRPHEIDLARSASSDALAGVVTHVRLLGATVRLEVKTDAHEALEVELTRERYQGERWAVGDAVWLTPREARVYGA; encoded by the coding sequence ATGAGCATCGAAATCAAGAACATCAGCAAGCGCTTCGGCCAGTTCCAGGCGCTGAACGACATCAACCTCGACATCCGAAGCGGCGAACTCCTGGCCCTGCTCGGCCCCTCCGGCTGCGGCAAGACCACGCTGTTGCGCGTGATCGCCGGGCTGGAAACGCCGGATGCCGGCCAGATCCTGTTCCACGGCGAGGACGCCACCGACACTCACGTGCGCGAGCGCCAGGTCGGCTTCGTGTTCCAGCACTACGCGCTGTTCCGCCATATGACCGTGTTCGAGAACGTGGCCTTCGGCCTGCGCGTGCGGCCGAAGAAGACCCGGCCAAGCGAGGAAGCGATCAAGAAAAAGGTGCACGAGCTCCTGGATCTGGTGCAGCTCGACTGGCTGGCCGACCGCTATCCGGCCCAGCTCTCCGGTGGCCAGCGCCAGCGCATCGCCCTGGCCCGCGCGCTGGCAGTGGAGCCGCGCGTGCTGCTGCTCGATGAGCCCTTTGGCGCACTCGACACCAAGGTGCGCAAGGAGCTGCGCCGCTGGTTGCGCCGGCTGCACGACGAGATGCACATCACCTCGGTGTTCGTCACCCACGACCAGGAAGAGGCGCTGGAAGTGGCCGACCGGGTGGTAGTGATGAACAAGGGCCAGATCGAGCAATCGGGTACGCCAGCGGAAGTCTACGACGCACCGGCCTCGCCCTTCGTCTACCAGTTCCTTGGCGACGTGAACCTGTTCCATTCCCGCGTGCACGATGGCTGGGCCGAAGTCGGCGGCACCCGCTTCGCCGCGCCCGAAGCCGGCGACAAGGCGGTGATCTATGTGCGCCCCCACGAAATCGATCTTGCCCGCAGCGCCAGCAGCGATGCGCTCGCCGGCGTCGTCACCCATGTGCGCCTGTTGGGTGCGACGGTGCGACTGGAAGTGAAGACCGATGCGCACGAGGCGCTGGAAGTGGAACTCACCCGCGAGCGCTACCAGGGCGAGCGCTGGGCGGTGGGCGACGCTGTCTGGCTGACTCCACGCGAGGCCCGCGTCTACGGCGCGTAA
- a CDS encoding TOBE domain-containing protein — protein MSIKSINVRNQFRGTIQEIIEGPVVSEVDVATPAGIVTSVITTRSVKELDLKPGSEVIAFVKSTEVSIATL, from the coding sequence ATGAGCATCAAGTCGATCAACGTACGCAACCAGTTCCGCGGCACCATCCAGGAAATCATCGAAGGCCCGGTGGTCTCCGAAGTCGATGTGGCCACGCCCGCCGGCATCGTCACCTCGGTGATCACCACGCGCTCGGTCAAGGAGCTCGATCTGAAGCCGGGCAGCGAGGTGATCGCCTTCGTCAAATCGACCGAAGTCTCGATCGCCACGCTATAG
- the ssuD gene encoding FMNH2-dependent alkanesulfonate monooxygenase, which yields MKLFWFLPTHGDGRYLGTQHGARTVDHRYLAQIAQAADRLGFEGVLIPTGRSCEDSWVVAASLAPLTERLKFLVAIRPGIISPTVSARQAATLDRISNGRLLINVVTGGDPDEQHGDGSFLTHAERYEVTDEFLRIWRGVLSGEAVDFEGKHLTVKNAKTLFPPVQQPYPPLWFGGSSEPAKALAAEQVDVYLTWGEPPAAVAEKIREVRELAAAQGRTVKFGIRLHIIVRETSEEAWKAADALIQYVTDDTIAAAQKAFARFDSEGQRRMAELHGGRRDQLEIHPNLWAGVGLVRGGAGTALVGSAEEVAALVKEYHALGIETFILSGYPHLEESYRVAELLFPLLPLDHVPPPQKQNLTGPFGEVIANDIVPAARQPAPVA from the coding sequence ATGAAACTGTTCTGGTTCCTCCCCACCCACGGCGACGGCCGCTACCTCGGTACCCAGCATGGTGCCCGCACCGTCGATCACCGCTATCTCGCGCAGATCGCCCAGGCAGCCGACCGCCTTGGTTTCGAGGGCGTGCTGATTCCCACCGGCCGCTCTTGCGAGGATTCCTGGGTAGTGGCCGCCTCGCTCGCGCCGTTGACCGAACGGCTGAAGTTCCTGGTGGCGATCCGCCCCGGCATCATTTCGCCCACGGTCTCGGCCCGCCAGGCCGCCACGCTCGATCGCATCTCGAACGGCCGCCTGCTAATCAACGTGGTGACCGGCGGCGACCCGGACGAGCAGCACGGCGACGGCAGCTTCCTCACCCACGCCGAGCGCTATGAAGTGACCGACGAGTTCCTGCGCATCTGGCGCGGCGTGCTCTCCGGTGAGGCTGTCGATTTCGAAGGCAAGCACCTCACGGTGAAGAACGCCAAGACGCTGTTCCCGCCGGTGCAGCAGCCATATCCGCCACTGTGGTTTGGCGGTTCGTCCGAGCCTGCCAAGGCGCTGGCTGCCGAGCAGGTCGACGTCTACCTCACCTGGGGCGAGCCACCGGCCGCTGTCGCCGAGAAGATCCGCGAAGTGCGCGAACTCGCCGCGGCGCAGGGCCGCACGGTGAAGTTCGGCATCCGCCTGCACATCATCGTGCGCGAAACCAGCGAGGAAGCGTGGAAGGCGGCCGACGCGCTGATCCAGTACGTAACCGACGACACCATCGCCGCCGCGCAGAAGGCCTTCGCACGCTTCGATTCGGAAGGCCAGCGCCGCATGGCCGAGCTGCACGGCGGCCGCCGTGACCAACTCGAAATCCACCCCAACCTGTGGGCTGGCGTCGGCTTGGTGCGCGGTGGCGCGGGCACGGCCCTGGTCGGCAGCGCCGAGGAAGTGGCGGCGCTGGTAAAGGAATACCACGCGCTCGGCATCGAGACCTTCATTCTCTCGGGCTACCCGCACCTGGAGGAATCGTATCGCGTGGCCGAGCTGCTGTTCCCGCTGCTGCCGCTCGATCATGTGCCGCCGCCGCAGAAGCAGAACCTGACCGGCCCGTTCGGCGAGGTGATCGCCAACGATATCGTGCCGGCTGCGCGCCAACCCGCGCCGGTTGCTTGA
- a CDS encoding DUF5684 domain-containing protein — translation MAGLLGMLFTLAFVAFYFVAMWKIFTKAGQPGWGSLVPIYNLYLMVKIAKRPDWWIILALIPILNLITIVLIFDIAKHFGRGVGFALGMLFLPFIFFPILAFGEAQYDATPLAA, via the coding sequence ATGGCGGGATTGCTGGGCATGTTGTTCACGCTGGCGTTTGTGGCGTTCTATTTCGTCGCGATGTGGAAAATCTTCACCAAGGCCGGCCAGCCGGGCTGGGGCTCGCTGGTGCCGATCTACAACCTCTACCTGATGGTGAAGATCGCCAAGCGCCCGGACTGGTGGATCATCCTGGCGCTGATCCCCATCCTCAACCTGATCACCATCGTGCTGATCTTCGATATCGCCAAGCACTTCGGCCGCGGTGTCGGTTTCGCACTGGGCATGTTGTTTCTGCCCTTCATCTTCTTCCCGATCCTGGCCTTCGGCGAAGCGCAGTACGACGCAACGCCGCTCGCAGCCTGA
- a CDS encoding sulfate ABC transporter substrate-binding protein has protein sequence MIKRASALLVALALVAQPALADVTLLNVSYDVMRDFYKDYNPVFAKYYEAKFKDKVTIQQSHGGSSKQARSVIDGLEADVVTMNQSLDIDAIVDKGKQVNAGWEKKLPNEASPFSSLQVLIVRKGNPKAIRDWNDLVKPGVQIIVPNPKTSGNGRYTYLAAWGYAAKLPGGNDAKARDFVTALFKNVPVLDSGGRAATTTFMQRQIGDVLITFENEAEMIAREFGRGGFEVVYPSISIDADLPVAVVDKVVDKKGTRKAAEEYLKYLWSPEGQTVAAQNYLRPRDAGVAAKFAKQFPAVKLFTVADFGGWAKAQKTHFDDGGIYDQIAAKVAGK, from the coding sequence ATGATCAAGCGTGCCTCCGCCCTGCTCGTCGCCCTTGCGCTCGTCGCCCAACCGGCCCTCGCCGACGTGACGTTGCTCAACGTTTCTTACGACGTGATGCGCGACTTCTACAAGGACTACAACCCGGTCTTCGCCAAATATTACGAAGCCAAGTTCAAGGACAAGGTCACCATCCAGCAATCGCACGGTGGCTCGTCCAAGCAGGCGCGCTCGGTGATCGACGGGCTGGAAGCGGACGTGGTGACGATGAACCAGAGCCTCGATATCGACGCCATCGTCGACAAGGGCAAGCAGGTGAACGCGGGCTGGGAGAAGAAGCTGCCGAACGAGGCCTCGCCGTTCTCCAGCCTGCAGGTGCTGATCGTGCGCAAGGGCAACCCCAAGGCTATCCGCGACTGGAACGACCTGGTGAAGCCGGGTGTACAGATCATCGTGCCCAACCCCAAGACCAGCGGCAACGGTCGCTACACCTACCTCGCGGCCTGGGGCTATGCCGCCAAGCTGCCGGGCGGCAACGATGCCAAGGCGCGCGATTTCGTGACCGCACTGTTCAAGAACGTGCCGGTGCTCGATTCGGGTGGCCGTGCCGCCACCACCACCTTCATGCAGCGCCAGATCGGCGATGTGCTGATCACCTTCGAGAACGAGGCCGAGATGATCGCCCGCGAATTCGGCCGTGGCGGCTTCGAGGTGGTCTACCCGTCGATCTCGATCGATGCCGACCTGCCGGTGGCCGTGGTCGACAAGGTGGTCGACAAGAAGGGTACCCGCAAGGCGGCTGAGGAATACCTGAAGTACCTGTGGAGCCCGGAAGGCCAGACCGTGGCCGCGCAGAACTACCTGCGCCCGCGTGATGCAGGCGTTGCCGCCAAGTTCGCCAAGCAGTTCCCAGCCGTGAAGCTCTTCACCGTCGCCGACTTCGGTGGTTGGGCCAAGGCCCAGAAGACTCACTTCGACGACGGCGGCATCTACGACCAGATCGCGGCCAAGGTCGCCGGCAAGTAA
- the cysT gene encoding sulfate ABC transporter permease subunit CysT encodes MAFKQHSVLPGFGLSLGYTLLYLSIIVLLPLTALVVKSSDLTWTAFWAAVADPRVVATYKVTFGASAIAATLNLFAGLLLAWVLVRYPFPGKRLIDALVDLPFALPTAVAGIALATLYAPNGWLGQYLDPLGIKVAFTPLGIVVALTFVTLPFVVRTVQPVLEDLEHELEEAAASLGATRWQIFWKVILPMLLPALLTGFALAFARAVGEYGSVIFIAGNMPFVSEITPLMIISKLEQYDYLGATAIAVVMLVVSFALLFIINGLQWWSAKRLGRRK; translated from the coding sequence ATGGCTTTCAAACAACACAGCGTGCTGCCGGGCTTTGGCCTGTCACTGGGCTACACGCTGCTCTATCTCTCCATCATCGTGCTGTTGCCCTTGACGGCGCTGGTGGTCAAGTCCTCGGATTTGACCTGGACGGCGTTCTGGGCAGCGGTGGCCGATCCACGGGTGGTCGCCACCTACAAGGTGACCTTCGGCGCCTCCGCGATTGCCGCCACGCTCAACCTGTTCGCCGGCCTGCTGCTGGCCTGGGTGCTGGTGCGCTATCCCTTCCCCGGCAAGCGGCTGATCGATGCGCTGGTCGACCTGCCGTTCGCGTTGCCCACCGCCGTGGCCGGCATCGCGCTCGCCACGCTGTATGCCCCCAATGGCTGGCTCGGCCAATACCTCGATCCGCTCGGCATCAAGGTGGCGTTCACGCCGCTGGGTATCGTGGTGGCGCTGACCTTCGTCACGCTGCCCTTCGTGGTACGCACGGTGCAGCCGGTGCTGGAAGATCTGGAGCACGAGCTGGAGGAAGCCGCGGCCAGCCTCGGTGCCACCCGCTGGCAGATCTTCTGGAAGGTGATCCTGCCGATGCTGCTGCCGGCGCTGCTCACCGGCTTCGCGCTGGCCTTCGCCCGTGCCGTCGGCGAATACGGCTCGGTGATCTTCATCGCCGGCAACATGCCCTTCGTATCCGAGATCACGCCGCTGATGATCATCTCCAAACTGGAGCAGTACGACTACCTGGGCGCCACCGCCATCGCCGTGGTGATGCTGGTGGTGTCGTTCGCGCTGCTGTTCATCATCAACGGCCTGCAGTGGTGGTCGGCCAAGCGCCTGGGCAGGAGGAAATAA
- a CDS encoding tetratricopeptide repeat protein, with the protein MQTPEQFLAEFEPLAAAARNGSPERPEVMADWLARAKRLGDAVTIARVYVTLGHAHQHVGALPRAQAAFRAAIPLFDEARHDRDMIEAQLQLGHAYYVAGAYQRALSVWLDSLSRVHAMHDIENGARVYLGVGKVYYAIEDYATALAYHEFALKLAEPQGDPYLSCEVLINIAGDAYRQQVYDRALAALKEAGGLLRGAVRNQVWEAEVRSYHGLIHYARGDYPAARTALEGALAIHRLNQNRWGLAHVLLALGRTLLRLDQHDEAEAALQEAMQLAGDAGMTTVQRDAADLLADLALRRNDHRAALAAYKHLAALACPDDGSAMSLRTGAAVAERLRRAMLQTRIEQTRLRLGA; encoded by the coding sequence ATGCAGACCCCCGAACAGTTCCTTGCGGAGTTCGAACCGTTGGCTGCGGCAGCGCGCAATGGCTCGCCTGAGCGGCCCGAAGTAATGGCCGACTGGCTGGCGCGCGCCAAGCGGCTGGGCGATGCGGTGACCATCGCCCGCGTCTATGTCACGCTGGGGCATGCGCACCAGCATGTCGGCGCCTTGCCACGGGCACAGGCCGCGTTCCGCGCGGCGATCCCGCTGTTCGACGAGGCGCGGCACGACCGCGACATGATCGAGGCCCAGCTGCAGCTCGGGCATGCGTATTACGTGGCCGGCGCCTACCAGCGCGCACTCAGTGTGTGGCTGGACAGCCTGTCGCGGGTGCATGCGATGCACGACATCGAGAACGGCGCCCGCGTCTACTTGGGCGTCGGCAAGGTGTATTACGCGATCGAGGACTATGCCACCGCGCTGGCCTATCACGAGTTCGCGCTCAAGCTCGCCGAGCCGCAGGGCGATCCGTACCTCAGTTGCGAAGTGCTGATCAATATCGCTGGCGACGCGTATCGCCAGCAGGTGTACGACCGTGCACTGGCGGCACTGAAGGAGGCTGGCGGCCTGCTGCGCGGCGCGGTGCGCAACCAGGTGTGGGAGGCCGAGGTGCGCAGCTACCACGGCCTGATCCACTATGCGCGCGGTGATTACCCGGCCGCGCGCACGGCGCTGGAGGGCGCGCTTGCCATCCATAGGCTGAACCAGAACCGTTGGGGGTTGGCCCATGTGCTGCTGGCGCTGGGCCGCACGCTGTTGCGGCTCGATCAGCACGACGAGGCTGAGGCCGCATTGCAGGAGGCGATGCAGCTGGCCGGCGATGCCGGGATGACCACGGTGCAGCGCGACGCGGCGGACCTGCTGGCCGACTTGGCGCTGCGGCGCAACGATCACCGGGCCGCGCTCGCGGCCTACAAGCATCTGGCTGCGTTGGCCTGCCCGGACGATGGCAGCGCGATGTCGCTGCGCACTGGTGCGGCGGTGGCCGAGCGGCTGCGCCGCGCCATGCTGCAGACCCGCATCGAGCAGACGCGATTGCGGCTGGGCGCATGA
- the ssuC gene encoding aliphatic sulfonate ABC transporter permease SsuC — MSIANTLYKRLAPWAVPVLLIAGWQWAAVAGLIGSRILPPPFDVLKAGVTLAQSGELWTHLKISFWRATIGFAIGGGLGLLLGLITGLSRRGELLLDTSVQMIRNIPPLALIPLVILWFGIDEGAKLFLVAFGTLFPVYINTYHGIKSVDTGLVEMARSYGVKGWPLFRDVILPGALPSILVGVRFAIGFAWILLIVAETISASSGIGYLAMNAREFLQTDIVVLAILLYALLGKASDVLARQLERVWLRWHPAYQG, encoded by the coding sequence ATGAGCATTGCCAACACCCTCTACAAGCGACTGGCGCCTTGGGCGGTGCCCGTGCTGCTGATCGCCGGCTGGCAGTGGGCGGCCGTGGCCGGCCTGATCGGCAGCCGCATCCTGCCGCCGCCGTTCGACGTGCTGAAGGCCGGCGTGACGCTCGCACAATCGGGCGAGCTGTGGACCCATCTCAAGATCAGCTTCTGGCGCGCCACCATCGGCTTTGCCATCGGCGGGGGCCTTGGGCTGCTGCTGGGGCTGATCACCGGCCTGTCGCGCCGTGGCGAGCTACTGCTCGATACCAGCGTGCAGATGATCCGCAACATCCCGCCGCTGGCGCTGATCCCGCTGGTGATCCTGTGGTTCGGCATCGACGAGGGCGCCAAGCTGTTCCTGGTCGCCTTCGGCACGCTGTTCCCGGTCTACATCAACACCTATCACGGCATCAAATCAGTGGACACTGGCCTCGTCGAAATGGCCAGGAGCTATGGCGTGAAAGGCTGGCCACTGTTCCGCGACGTGATCCTGCCGGGTGCGCTGCCCAGCATCCTCGTCGGCGTGCGCTTCGCCATCGGCTTTGCCTGGATCCTGCTGATCGTGGCCGAGACCATTTCGGCGAGTTCCGGCATCGGCTACCTCGCGATGAATGCACGCGAATTCCTGCAGACCGACATCGTGGTGCTCGCCATCCTGCTGTACGCGCTGCTCGGCAAGGCCAGCGATGTGCTGGCCCGCCAGCTGGAACGCGTCTGGCTGCGCTGGCACCCGGCCTACCAAGGATGA